The proteins below come from a single Saccharopolyspora sp. SCSIO 74807 genomic window:
- a CDS encoding dihydroorotase, with protein sequence MSRVLIKETRPYGEGEPVDVLVDGERIAEIGADLTADADEVVRAGGAVLLPGFVDLHTHLREPGREDAETVETGSAAAALGGYTAVFAMANTDPVADNAVIVEHVRRRGDEIGLVDVHPVGAVTQGLAGEQLAELGAMARSDAEVRVFSDDGKCVHDPLVMRRALEYTKALGAVVAQHAEEPRLTVGAQAHEGANAARLGLSGWPATAEESIVARDCLLAGHTGGALHVCHVSTAGTAEILRWWKSRGAAGRVSAEVTPHHLLLTDDLLATYDPVNKVNPPLRTDDDVRALREALAEGTVDCVATDHAPHAAQDKDCEWSAARPGMLGLQTALGVLVRTMVEPGALDWRGVARVLSERPAEIAGLAEQGRPIEVGEQANLALVAEQDRWTVRGAELASAAANTPFEGMELPGRVLATVLRGKVTALEGKVRR encoded by the coding sequence ATGAGCCGGGTGCTGATCAAGGAAACCCGCCCCTACGGCGAGGGCGAGCCGGTGGACGTGCTCGTCGACGGCGAGCGCATCGCCGAGATCGGCGCGGACCTGACCGCCGATGCCGACGAGGTGGTGCGCGCCGGTGGAGCCGTGCTGCTGCCGGGCTTCGTGGACCTGCACACGCATCTGCGCGAACCGGGCCGGGAGGACGCCGAGACCGTCGAGACCGGCTCCGCAGCGGCCGCCCTGGGCGGCTACACGGCGGTTTTCGCGATGGCCAACACCGACCCGGTCGCGGACAACGCGGTGATCGTGGAGCACGTCCGGCGCCGCGGCGACGAGATCGGCCTGGTCGACGTGCACCCGGTGGGCGCGGTGACGCAGGGGCTGGCCGGTGAGCAGCTGGCCGAGCTGGGCGCGATGGCGCGTTCGGACGCCGAGGTGCGGGTGTTCTCCGACGACGGCAAGTGCGTGCACGACCCGCTGGTGATGCGCCGCGCGCTGGAGTACACGAAGGCGCTGGGCGCGGTGGTGGCCCAGCACGCCGAGGAGCCGCGGCTCACCGTGGGCGCGCAGGCGCACGAGGGCGCGAACGCGGCGCGGCTGGGCCTGTCCGGTTGGCCCGCGACGGCCGAGGAGTCGATCGTCGCCCGGGACTGCCTGCTGGCCGGGCACACCGGCGGCGCGTTGCACGTCTGCCACGTCTCGACCGCGGGCACCGCGGAGATCCTGCGCTGGTGGAAGTCCCGCGGCGCGGCCGGGCGGGTTTCCGCGGAGGTCACTCCGCACCACCTGCTGCTCACCGACGACCTGCTGGCCACCTACGATCCGGTCAACAAGGTGAACCCGCCGCTGCGCACCGACGACGACGTGCGCGCGCTGCGCGAGGCGCTGGCCGAGGGAACGGTCGACTGCGTGGCCACCGACCACGCCCCGCACGCCGCGCAGGACAAGGATTGCGAGTGGTCGGCCGCGCGGCCGGGGATGCTCGGGCTGCAGACGGCGCTGGGCGTGCTGGTGCGCACGATGGTCGAGCCGGGCGCGCTGGATTGGCGCGGTGTGGCGCGGGTGCTCAGCGAGCGGCCCGCCGAGATCGCCGGGCTGGCCGAGCAGGGCAGACCGATCGAGGTGGGCGAGCAGGCGAACCTGGCGCTGGTGGCCGAGCAGGACCGCTGGACGGTGCGCGGTGCGGAGCTGGCCAGCGCCGCGGCGAACACTCCGTTCGAAGGCATGGAGTTGCCGGGCCGGGTGCTGGCGACGGTGTTGCGCGGCAAGGTGACCGCGCTCGAGGGCAAGGTGAGGCGCTGA
- the pyrF gene encoding orotidine-5'-phosphate decarboxylase — MTTVRAGFGQRLTDSIAARGALCVGIDPHPALLNSWGLDESPGALERFAMTAVEALAGEVAVLKPQAAFFEIYGSAGMAVLEKVVAHARDAGALVLLDVKRGDIGTTMTAYANAYLDEHSPLAADAMTVSPYLGFGSLAPAFGIAEQTGRGVFVLSRTSNPEGAGLQRSTGEDGRSVGQSIVDAAAENNAGSEPYGYVGVVAGATIRPGELDFSRLNGPILAPGLGAQGATVQSLRSTFGSALPSVLPATSRDVLRHGPAVNDLRTASRRVRDELTHLLDS; from the coding sequence ATGACGACCGTCCGGGCAGGTTTCGGGCAGCGGCTGACGGATTCCATCGCCGCGCGCGGTGCGTTGTGCGTGGGCATCGACCCGCACCCGGCGCTGCTGAATTCGTGGGGCCTGGACGAGAGTCCGGGGGCGTTGGAGCGGTTCGCGATGACCGCGGTGGAGGCGCTGGCCGGTGAGGTCGCGGTGTTGAAACCGCAGGCGGCGTTCTTCGAGATCTACGGCTCGGCGGGCATGGCCGTGCTGGAGAAGGTCGTCGCGCACGCCCGCGATGCCGGTGCGCTGGTGCTGCTGGACGTCAAGCGCGGCGACATCGGGACCACGATGACGGCCTACGCGAACGCTTATCTGGACGAGCACTCGCCGCTGGCCGCGGACGCGATGACCGTCTCGCCGTACCTCGGTTTCGGTTCGCTGGCACCGGCTTTCGGCATCGCGGAGCAGACCGGGCGCGGCGTGTTCGTGCTGAGCCGGACGTCCAATCCGGAGGGTGCCGGTTTGCAGCGCTCCACCGGCGAGGACGGCCGGTCGGTCGGTCAGTCCATTGTGGATGCCGCGGCGGAGAACAACGCGGGGTCCGAGCCGTACGGTTACGTCGGAGTCGTCGCCGGTGCCACGATCCGCCCCGGCGAGCTGGACTTCTCCCGCCTCAACGGCCCGATCCTCGCTCCGGGACTGGGCGCGCAGGGCGCGACCGTCCAAAGTTTGCGCTCGACGTTCGGCTCAGCCCTGCCGTCGGTCCTGCCCGCCACGTCCCGCGACGTCCTGCGCCACGGCCCCGCCGTCAACGACCTCCGCACGGCGTCCCGCCGAGTCCGCGACGAACTGACCCACCTGCTCGACTCCTGA
- the pyrR gene encoding bifunctional pyr operon transcriptional regulator/uracil phosphoribosyltransferase PyrR → MASRRQAGAADPAGQRELLSAGDVARTVARIAHQIIEKTALDTAGSTDVVLLGVPTRGAPLARRLSARIAEFSGATVETGTLDITLYRDDLRKRPNRPLEPSSLPAAGIDGAQVVLVDDVLFSGRTVRAALDALRDQGRPRAVQLAVLVDRGHRELPIRADYVGKNVPTSRSEEVAVRLSEVDDVDSVVLRRSEEVR, encoded by the coding sequence GTGGCGTCACGCCGGCAGGCGGGCGCGGCGGATCCGGCGGGGCAGCGGGAGCTGCTCTCGGCCGGTGACGTAGCGCGCACGGTAGCCCGCATCGCTCATCAGATCATCGAGAAGACCGCGTTGGACACCGCGGGCAGCACCGACGTGGTTCTGCTGGGCGTGCCCACTCGTGGCGCGCCGCTGGCGCGGCGGTTGTCCGCACGGATCGCCGAGTTCAGCGGGGCGACCGTGGAAACCGGCACGCTGGACATCACGCTCTACCGCGATGACCTGCGCAAACGGCCGAATCGGCCACTGGAACCGAGCAGCCTGCCCGCTGCGGGCATCGATGGCGCGCAGGTCGTGCTCGTCGACGACGTGCTGTTCTCCGGCCGCACCGTGCGGGCCGCGCTCGACGCCCTGCGCGATCAGGGACGGCCGCGCGCGGTGCAGCTCGCGGTGCTGGTCGACCGCGGGCATCGGGAGTTGCCGATCCGCGCGGACTACGTCGGCAAGAACGTGCCGACCTCCCGCAGCGAGGAGGTCGCGGTCCGGCTCTCCGAGGTCGACGACGTCGACTCGGTGGTGCTGCGGCGCAGCGAGGAGGTGCGGTGA
- a CDS encoding DUF397 domain-containing protein gives MQPNDSQWRKSSYSSGTRTCVEVAHPGWQKSSYSKADRTCVEIAPIDHSVAARDSKDPDGGYLLVSPSAWSSFLGGIRGGRFERS, from the coding sequence TTGCAGCCGAATGACTCGCAATGGCGAAAGAGCAGTTACAGCAGTGGCACCCGCACCTGCGTCGAGGTGGCTCATCCCGGGTGGCAAAAGAGCAGCTATAGCAAGGCCGACCGCACCTGCGTCGAGATCGCCCCCATCGACCACTCCGTCGCCGCCCGCGACTCCAAGGACCCCGACGGCGGCTACCTGCTCGTCAGCCCCTCGGCGTGGTCGTCGTTCCTGGGCGGCATCCGGGGCGGCCGGTTCGAGCGCTCGTAA
- a CDS encoding helix-turn-helix transcriptional regulator, producing MGESNAIPVRTRRVASRIRQLRERSGLSAQEVSQALGLSMSKISRMESGHRGLNADDVAAMLGLYRVPTGERAEVLDLVRHGGDRNWWSVRPGDVESLASAWDTIKTFEREAISLSSYETMFVPGLLQTPDYAAALAEAMSALQPGADLDALVEQRVERQTLLLSSRQFEFLIERTVLERPVGDAEVMYHQLRRVAAVAARPNVNLQVLELGVGAHAGLDGPFSRLEFAEHADLVLCENIGSSSYVEEANIVADAAEVLRQLRKIALGPDESAEAVKHTADRWYQQHVVGGNLAAE from the coding sequence ATGGGTGAGAGCAACGCGATTCCGGTCCGGACTCGCCGCGTCGCCAGCAGGATCCGGCAGCTGCGGGAACGCAGCGGACTCAGCGCCCAGGAAGTTTCGCAGGCGCTCGGGCTCTCGATGAGCAAGATCAGCCGGATGGAGTCCGGTCACCGCGGGCTCAACGCCGATGACGTGGCCGCGATGTTGGGACTTTACCGCGTGCCCACCGGCGAGCGGGCGGAAGTCCTGGATCTGGTGCGGCACGGCGGTGACCGCAACTGGTGGAGCGTCCGGCCGGGCGATGTGGAGTCGCTTGCGAGCGCCTGGGACACGATCAAAACCTTCGAGCGCGAGGCCATCTCGTTGAGCAGCTACGAGACGATGTTCGTGCCGGGCTTGCTGCAAACTCCGGATTATGCGGCAGCTTTGGCGGAGGCGATGTCCGCTCTTCAGCCGGGTGCCGATCTGGACGCGCTGGTGGAGCAGCGGGTTGAACGGCAGACGCTGCTGCTGAGTTCGCGGCAATTCGAGTTCTTGATCGAGAGGACGGTGCTGGAACGCCCGGTCGGCGATGCCGAGGTGATGTATCACCAGCTCAGGCGAGTCGCTGCGGTCGCGGCTCGGCCGAACGTCAACCTGCAAGTCCTGGAACTCGGTGTCGGTGCGCACGCTGGTCTGGACGGGCCGTTCTCCCGTCTGGAGTTCGCTGAGCACGCCGACCTCGTGCTGTGCGAGAACATCGGATCCTCGTCATATGTCGAAGAGGCCAATATCGTTGCTGATGCGGCGGAAGTTTTGCGCCAATTGCGCAAGATTGCGCTAGGGCCGGATGAGTCGGCCGAGGCCGTCAAACACACCGCCGACCGGTGGTATCAGCAGCATGTGGTAGGAGGAAACCTTGCAGCCGAATGA
- the carB gene encoding carbamoyl-phosphate synthase large subunit — translation MSKRTDIRHVMVIGSGPIVIGQACEFDYSGTQACRVLREEGLRVSLVNSNPATIMTDPEFADATYVEPITPEFVEKVIEAERPDALLATLGGQTALNTAMALDARGVLKKYGVELIGADIEAIERGEDRQRFKDIVRSVGGEVPESKVCKSMDEIRDFVAEHSLPVVIRPSFTMGGLGSGMAHTHEDLERMASFGLTESPVHEVLIEESVLGWKEYELELMRDHADNVVVVCSIENVDPMGVHTGDSVTVAPAMTLTDREYQHMRNVGIDVLREVGVDTGGCNIQFAIHPRTGRMVVIEMNPRVSRSSALASKATGFPIAKIAAKLAIGYSLDEIRNDITGETPASFEPTLDYVVVKVPRFAFEKFPGADPALTTTMKSVGEAMSLGRSFPEALGKALRSMETARVGFWTKPDPDGATLESTLDELRTGHDGRLYTVERALRLGASVQQVHDASAIDPWFIDQIAALVELRTALVDSPVVDSDLLREAKRSGLSDRQIAALRPELVGEDGVRALRHRLGVRPVYKTVDTCAAEFAARTPYHYSAYELDPGAESEVEQQRAKPKVIILGSGPNRIGQGIEFDYSCVHAAMALREAGFETVMVNCNPETVSTDYDTADRLYFEPLTFEDVLEVVYSEQASGEVAGVIVQLGGQTPLGLAQRLSDAGVPIVGTPPEAIHLAEERGAFGDVLGKAGLPAPKYGMATSFDAARRIADEIGYPVLVRPSYVLGGRGMEIVYDETSLENYIARATEVTPEHPVLVDNFLDDAIEIDVDALCDGDEVYLGGVMEHIEEAGIHSGDSACALPPITLGRQDIEKVRESTKALAHGIGVRGLLNVQYALKDDVLYVLEANPRASRTVPFVSKATAAPLAKAASRIMLGATIAGLRTEGVLPPVGDGGDLPIDAPVAVKEAVLPFHRFRTPEGHGVDSLLGPEMKSTGEVMGIDVSFGQAFAKSQTGAYGSLPMSGTAFVSVANKDKRSMVFPVKRLADLGFQILATSGTAEVLRRNGIEVQNVRKHNEATVDGDRDVIDLIRSGEVDMVVNTPYGNPGPRVDGYEIRTAAVSRDIPCITTVQGAAAAVQGIEASIRGSIGVRPLQALQAALRQGGEAR, via the coding sequence ATGTCCAAGCGCACTGATATCCGGCACGTGATGGTGATCGGGTCGGGGCCGATCGTGATCGGGCAGGCGTGCGAGTTCGACTACTCCGGGACGCAGGCTTGCCGGGTGCTGCGTGAGGAGGGGCTGCGGGTCAGCCTGGTCAACTCCAACCCGGCGACGATCATGACCGACCCGGAGTTCGCGGACGCGACCTACGTGGAGCCGATCACCCCGGAGTTCGTGGAGAAGGTGATCGAGGCCGAGCGGCCGGACGCGCTGCTGGCGACCCTCGGCGGGCAGACCGCGTTGAACACCGCGATGGCGCTGGATGCGCGCGGGGTGTTGAAGAAGTACGGCGTGGAGCTGATCGGCGCGGACATCGAGGCGATCGAGCGCGGTGAGGACCGGCAGCGGTTCAAGGACATCGTGCGCTCGGTCGGCGGTGAGGTGCCGGAATCCAAGGTGTGCAAGTCGATGGACGAGATCCGCGACTTCGTCGCCGAGCACAGCCTGCCGGTGGTGATCCGGCCGAGCTTCACCATGGGCGGGCTCGGTTCGGGCATGGCGCACACCCACGAGGACCTGGAGCGGATGGCATCGTTCGGGCTGACGGAGTCGCCCGTGCACGAGGTCCTGATCGAGGAGAGCGTGCTCGGCTGGAAGGAGTACGAGCTCGAGCTGATGCGCGACCACGCGGACAACGTGGTGGTCGTGTGCTCCATCGAGAACGTCGATCCGATGGGCGTGCACACCGGGGATTCGGTGACGGTCGCCCCGGCGATGACGCTGACCGACCGGGAATACCAGCACATGCGCAACGTCGGCATCGACGTGCTGCGCGAGGTCGGGGTGGACACCGGCGGCTGCAACATCCAGTTCGCGATCCACCCGCGCACCGGGCGGATGGTGGTCATCGAGATGAACCCGCGGGTGTCGCGGTCCTCGGCGCTGGCGTCGAAGGCCACCGGTTTCCCGATCGCGAAGATCGCGGCGAAGCTGGCGATCGGCTACTCGCTCGACGAGATCCGCAACGACATCACCGGCGAGACCCCGGCGAGCTTCGAGCCCACTTTGGACTACGTGGTGGTCAAGGTGCCGCGGTTCGCGTTCGAGAAGTTCCCGGGTGCGGACCCGGCGCTGACCACGACGATGAAGAGCGTCGGCGAGGCGATGTCGCTGGGCCGCAGTTTCCCGGAGGCGCTGGGCAAGGCGCTGCGGTCGATGGAGACCGCGCGGGTCGGGTTCTGGACCAAGCCGGACCCGGACGGCGCCACGCTGGAGTCCACTCTGGACGAGCTGCGCACCGGGCACGACGGCCGGTTGTACACGGTGGAGCGCGCGCTGCGGCTGGGTGCGAGCGTGCAGCAGGTGCACGACGCTTCCGCGATCGACCCGTGGTTCATCGACCAGATCGCCGCGCTGGTGGAATTGCGCACCGCGCTGGTGGATTCGCCGGTGGTGGACAGCGATCTGCTCCGGGAAGCCAAGCGTTCCGGGCTCTCGGACCGGCAGATCGCCGCGCTGCGGCCGGAATTGGTCGGTGAGGACGGGGTGCGCGCGCTGCGGCACCGCCTCGGGGTGCGCCCGGTCTACAAGACCGTCGACACCTGCGCGGCCGAGTTCGCCGCCCGCACGCCGTACCACTACTCGGCCTACGAGCTGGATCCCGGCGCCGAGTCGGAGGTCGAGCAGCAGCGCGCGAAGCCGAAGGTGATCATCCTCGGCTCCGGTCCGAACCGGATCGGGCAGGGCATCGAGTTCGACTACTCCTGCGTGCACGCGGCGATGGCGTTGCGCGAGGCCGGGTTCGAGACCGTGATGGTCAACTGCAACCCGGAGACGGTCTCCACCGACTACGACACCGCGGACCGGCTCTACTTCGAGCCGCTGACGTTCGAGGACGTGCTGGAGGTCGTCTACTCCGAGCAGGCTTCCGGAGAGGTCGCGGGCGTGATCGTGCAGCTGGGCGGGCAGACTCCGCTGGGCCTGGCGCAGCGGCTTTCCGATGCGGGCGTGCCGATCGTGGGCACGCCGCCGGAGGCGATCCACCTGGCCGAGGAGCGCGGCGCGTTCGGCGACGTGCTGGGCAAGGCCGGGCTGCCCGCGCCGAAGTACGGCATGGCCACCTCGTTCGACGCCGCGCGGCGGATCGCCGACGAGATCGGCTACCCGGTGCTGGTTCGTCCGTCCTACGTGCTCGGCGGCCGCGGGATGGAGATCGTCTACGACGAGACCTCGCTGGAGAACTACATCGCCCGGGCCACCGAGGTCACTCCGGAACACCCGGTGCTGGTGGACAACTTCCTCGACGACGCCATCGAGATCGATGTGGACGCGCTGTGCGACGGCGACGAGGTCTACCTGGGCGGCGTGATGGAGCACATCGAGGAGGCCGGTATCCACTCCGGCGACTCGGCGTGCGCGCTGCCGCCGATCACGTTGGGACGTCAGGACATCGAGAAGGTGCGGGAGTCCACGAAGGCCCTCGCGCACGGCATCGGGGTGCGCGGCCTGCTGAACGTGCAGTACGCGCTCAAGGACGACGTGCTCTACGTGCTGGAGGCCAACCCGCGCGCTTCGCGGACGGTGCCGTTCGTGTCCAAGGCGACCGCGGCGCCGCTGGCCAAGGCCGCATCGCGGATCATGCTCGGCGCCACCATCGCCGGACTGCGCACCGAAGGGGTTCTGCCGCCGGTCGGCGACGGCGGGGACTTGCCGATCGACGCGCCGGTGGCGGTCAAGGAAGCTGTGCTGCCGTTCCACCGGTTCCGCACTCCCGAAGGCCACGGCGTGGATTCCTTGCTGGGCCCGGAGATGAAGTCGACCGGTGAGGTCATGGGCATCGACGTCTCCTTCGGGCAGGCGTTCGCGAAGTCCCAGACCGGTGCCTACGGGTCGCTGCCGATGTCCGGCACCGCGTTCGTGTCGGTGGCCAACAAGGACAAGCGCTCGATGGTGTTCCCCGTCAAGCGGCTGGCCGACCTCGGGTTCCAGATCCTGGCCACCAGCGGGACCGCGGAAGTGCTGCGCCGCAACGGGATCGAGGTCCAGAACGTGCGCAAGCACAACGAGGCCACTGTGGACGGCGACCGGGACGTGATCGACCTGATCCGCTCCGGCGAGGTGGACATGGTGGTGAACACCCCGTACGGCAACCCCGGTCCGCGAGTCGACGGCTACGAAATCCGGACCGCCGCGGTGTCGCGCGACATCCCGTGCATCACTACGGTGCAGGGCGCGGCCGCCGCGGTGCAGGGCATCGAAGCGAGCATTCGGGGCAGCATCGGCGTGCGGCCGTTGCAGGCGTTGCAGGCGGCTCTGCGCCAAGGTGGTGAAGCTCGATGA
- a CDS encoding aspartate carbamoyltransferase catalytic subunit: protein MRHLLTTEGLDPQTATTILDTADTLKQTLLGREVRKLPTLRGRTVMTMFYENSTRTRVSFEVAGKWMSADVINVSASASSVGKGESLRDTALTLSAAGADCVIVRHPASGAAHRLAGWLDEAGTQIVNAGDGMHEHPTQALLDAATLRERLGELAGRRIAVVGDLLHSRVARSNVHLLRTLGAQVVLVAPPTLVPHGIEHWGAEVRHELDPELPGLDAVMLLRVQAERMHGGFFPSAREYSIAYGLNEKRLAKLPEHAVVLHPGPMLRGMEIAPAVADSPRAAITEQVRNGVHVRMAVLYHLLAGEEIAA, encoded by the coding sequence ATGCGGCACCTGCTGACGACCGAGGGCCTGGACCCGCAGACCGCGACGACGATCCTGGACACCGCGGACACGCTCAAGCAGACCTTGCTGGGCCGCGAGGTGCGCAAGTTGCCGACGCTGCGCGGGCGCACCGTGATGACGATGTTCTACGAGAACTCCACGCGCACGCGGGTGTCGTTCGAGGTCGCGGGCAAGTGGATGAGCGCCGACGTGATCAACGTGTCGGCCTCGGCCTCGTCGGTGGGCAAGGGCGAGTCGTTGCGCGACACCGCGCTGACGCTCTCTGCCGCGGGCGCGGACTGCGTGATCGTGCGGCACCCGGCTTCCGGGGCGGCGCACCGGCTCGCGGGCTGGCTCGACGAAGCGGGCACGCAGATCGTCAACGCCGGCGACGGGATGCACGAGCACCCGACCCAGGCCCTGCTGGACGCCGCGACGCTGCGGGAGCGGCTGGGTGAGCTGGCGGGGCGCCGGATCGCCGTGGTCGGCGACCTGCTGCACAGCCGGGTCGCGCGCTCGAACGTGCACTTGCTGCGCACCTTGGGCGCGCAGGTGGTGCTGGTGGCGCCGCCGACGCTGGTGCCGCACGGGATCGAGCACTGGGGCGCCGAGGTCCGCCACGAGCTCGACCCGGAACTTCCCGGGCTGGACGCGGTGATGCTGCTGCGGGTGCAGGCCGAGCGGATGCACGGCGGGTTCTTCCCGTCGGCGCGGGAGTACTCGATCGCCTACGGCCTGAACGAGAAGCGGCTGGCGAAGCTGCCGGAGCACGCCGTGGTGCTGCACCCCGGCCCGATGCTGCGCGGCATGGAGATCGCCCCGGCGGTCGCGGATTCACCGCGGGCGGCCATCACCGAGCAGGTCCGCAACGGGGTGCACGTGCGCATGGCGGTGCTCTACCACCTGCTGGCCGGAGAGGAGATCGCGGCATGA
- a CDS encoding transporter — MARTLWVLVLLLLVALVFYGMRRGWVNRARRQADLPEFPAVPADLADESEIRESISGFYVGSTRAEDWQDRIAVGDIGHRANAVASLRGSGVLLERDGASPMWIPAESVVDARVDHKLANKVVPGKGMLVFTWRLGDQAIDTGFRADDESTQDEWAKAVRALAPAAGRDDNPEGLT, encoded by the coding sequence ATGGCGCGGACGTTGTGGGTGCTGGTGCTGCTGTTGCTGGTGGCGCTGGTCTTCTACGGGATGCGCCGGGGATGGGTGAACCGGGCGCGGCGGCAGGCGGACCTGCCGGAGTTCCCCGCGGTTCCCGCCGATCTGGCGGACGAATCGGAGATCCGGGAGTCCATCAGCGGTTTCTACGTGGGCAGCACGAGAGCCGAGGATTGGCAGGACCGGATCGCCGTCGGCGACATCGGTCACCGCGCGAACGCCGTCGCGAGCTTGCGCGGCTCCGGCGTGCTCCTGGAGCGCGACGGCGCGAGTCCGATGTGGATCCCCGCGGAGTCGGTCGTGGACGCCCGGGTGGATCACAAGCTGGCGAACAAGGTCGTGCCGGGCAAGGGAATGCTGGTGTTCACCTGGCGACTGGGGGACCAGGCGATCGACACCGGTTTCCGCGCGGACGACGAGTCCACTCAGGACGAGTGGGCGAAGGCGGTGCGGGCACTGGCGCCTGCCGCAGGACGTGACGACAACCCGGAAGGACTCACATGA
- the carA gene encoding glutamine-hydrolyzing carbamoyl-phosphate synthase small subunit has product MSAHTPAALVLEDGRIFRGTAYGSEGRTLGEAVFSTGMTGYQETLTDPSYHRQIVVQTAPQIGNTGWNDEDDESQRIWVAGYAVRDPARNPSNWRSRRSLDDELTRQGIVGIAGLDTRTVTRHLRERGAMRAGIFSGAGLRPDEELVEQVASSAPMSGADLAGDVTTGKSYVVPAQGEKRFTVAALDLGIKSNTPRMMSQRGIEVHVLPLSSTVDDLLAVEPDGVFLSNGPGDPATAEHGVELTREVLGRKIPLFGICFGNQLLGRALGRGTFKMRYGHRGINIPVIDVDTGKVAITAQNHGFAVEGEADERFGTDFGTAKISHYCPNDGTVEGLRLLDGPAFSVQYHPEAAAGPHDAAPLFDQFTSMMSEAR; this is encoded by the coding sequence ATGAGCGCGCACACTCCGGCGGCCCTGGTGCTCGAGGACGGGCGGATCTTCCGCGGTACCGCCTACGGCAGCGAAGGCCGCACGTTGGGCGAGGCGGTGTTCTCCACCGGCATGACCGGGTATCAGGAGACGCTGACCGACCCCTCCTACCACCGCCAGATCGTGGTGCAGACCGCGCCGCAGATCGGCAACACCGGCTGGAACGACGAGGACGACGAATCGCAGCGGATCTGGGTCGCCGGTTACGCGGTGCGGGATCCCGCCCGGAACCCGTCGAACTGGCGCTCCCGCCGTTCGCTGGACGACGAGCTGACGAGGCAGGGCATCGTCGGCATCGCGGGCCTAGACACCCGCACGGTGACCCGGCACCTGCGCGAGCGCGGGGCGATGCGGGCCGGGATCTTCTCCGGTGCGGGCCTGCGCCCGGACGAGGAGCTGGTGGAGCAGGTCGCCTCGTCCGCGCCGATGTCCGGTGCGGACCTGGCCGGTGACGTGACCACGGGCAAGTCCTACGTGGTGCCCGCGCAGGGCGAGAAGCGGTTCACCGTCGCGGCGCTGGACTTGGGCATCAAGTCGAACACGCCGCGGATGATGTCTCAGCGCGGCATCGAGGTGCACGTGCTGCCGCTGTCCTCCACTGTGGACGATCTGCTGGCGGTCGAACCGGACGGCGTGTTCCTGTCCAACGGCCCCGGCGACCCGGCCACCGCCGAGCACGGCGTGGAACTCACCCGCGAAGTGCTGGGCCGCAAGATTCCGCTGTTCGGCATCTGCTTCGGCAACCAGCTCTTGGGCCGCGCGTTGGGCCGCGGGACCTTCAAGATGCGCTACGGCCACCGCGGGATCAACATCCCGGTGATCGATGTGGACACCGGCAAGGTCGCGATCACCGCGCAGAACCACGGTTTCGCCGTCGAGGGCGAGGCGGACGAGCGGTTCGGCACCGACTTCGGCACCGCCAAGATCAGCCACTACTGCCCGAACGACGGCACCGTCGAGGGCCTGCGGCTGCTCGACGGCCCCGCGTTCAGCGTCCAGTACCACCCGGAGGCCGCGGCCGGACCGCACGACGCCGCGCCCCTGTTCGACCAGTTCACGAGCATGATGAGCGAGGCCCGCTGA